Proteins from one Natrinema versiforme genomic window:
- a CDS encoding helix-turn-helix domain-containing protein — protein MTITTEFSLSSPSLPLVSITEKLPPDQIECVHGLCFEQDARMFIVKIDSEINVSEADLESLDEVQEATTIGYAGEQTVHNLTIDLDDAISEVFSGGSSVAAKLEPTVVTPDGWYERKVYKDRDAFMESRTRCENYGISLDLISMTSTSAASDDAIPFGLTERQYEALTLALSRGYYESPRQTSTEELAAELGISQPSLSRLLRRGERQLLSSALQTQEHLNTVSN, from the coding sequence ATGACAATTACGACTGAGTTCTCCCTCAGTTCACCGTCTCTCCCACTGGTCAGCATCACTGAGAAACTCCCGCCAGACCAAATTGAGTGCGTTCACGGACTCTGTTTCGAACAGGACGCCCGGATGTTCATCGTCAAAATTGATTCCGAGATCAACGTCTCAGAAGCCGACTTGGAATCGCTGGACGAAGTCCAAGAGGCGACAACAATCGGCTACGCGGGCGAACAAACCGTCCACAACCTTACGATAGACCTCGACGACGCGATCTCGGAAGTATTCAGTGGGGGCAGTTCCGTAGCGGCCAAACTCGAGCCGACCGTCGTCACACCGGACGGATGGTACGAGAGGAAAGTGTACAAGGACCGTGATGCGTTCATGGAGTCCCGGACCCGCTGTGAGAACTACGGGATCTCGCTCGACCTCATCTCGATGACCTCCACTTCCGCTGCATCGGACGATGCTATCCCGTTTGGGTTGACTGAACGGCAATATGAGGCGCTGACACTCGCGCTCTCTCGTGGCTACTACGAGAGCCCACGCCAGACCTCGACCGAGGAGCTCGCTGCGGAACTCGGCATCTCACAACCCTCGCTCTCGAGACTCCTCAGGCGGGGTGAGCGGCAGCTACTTTCTTCGGCGCTCCAAACACAGGAGCACTTAAACACGGTTTCCAATTAG
- a CDS encoding aldo/keto reductase, whose protein sequence is MKTVELNNGVEMPILGFGTYQIEDLDECERSVSEALDTGYRLIDTAASYENEEAVGRAIQKSDVPRDEVFVTSKLWVQDTGYEATLDAFERSLDRLGLDYLDLFLIHQPYGDVHCSWQAMEDLYEDGKIRAIGVSNFHPDRVMDLMVHNDVVPAVNQIETHPFYQRIEDAAFLEEQDIQHESWGPFAEGQNDIFEHDVLTTIGDRHGKSAAQVVLRWLIQREIVAIPKSVHADRIAENFDVFDFELTTEEMETISELDDGESQFFDHRDPEMVKWLGEAERDT, encoded by the coding sequence ATGAAGACAGTCGAGCTCAACAACGGCGTGGAGATGCCGATTCTCGGGTTTGGAACGTATCAAATTGAGGATCTCGACGAGTGTGAACGCAGTGTCTCGGAAGCACTCGATACGGGGTATCGACTCATCGATACCGCGGCGTCGTATGAGAACGAGGAGGCGGTCGGGCGGGCAATCCAGAAGAGCGACGTGCCGCGAGACGAGGTGTTCGTGACGTCGAAGCTCTGGGTACAGGACACTGGCTACGAAGCCACCTTGGACGCGTTCGAGCGGTCGCTGGACCGACTGGGCCTCGACTACCTCGACCTGTTTCTGATTCATCAGCCCTACGGCGACGTCCACTGTTCGTGGCAGGCTATGGAAGACCTCTACGAGGACGGTAAGATCAGGGCGATCGGGGTCAGCAACTTCCATCCCGACCGCGTGATGGACCTTATGGTCCACAACGATGTCGTCCCAGCCGTCAATCAGATCGAGACACATCCTTTCTACCAGCGAATCGAGGATGCAGCATTCCTCGAGGAACAGGACATCCAACACGAGTCGTGGGGGCCGTTCGCCGAAGGGCAGAACGACATCTTCGAACACGACGTGTTGACCACGATCGGAGACCGCCACGGCAAATCCGCTGCACAGGTAGTGCTTCGATGGCTCATCCAGCGCGAAATCGTCGCTATTCCGAAGTCGGTTCACGCCGACCGGATCGCCGAGAATTTCGATGTCTTCGACTTCGAACTCACCACGGAGGAAATGGAGACGATTTCGGAACTAGACGACGGAGAAAGCCAGTTCTTCGACCACCGAGACCCGGAGATGGTGAAGTGGTTGGGGGAGGCTGAACGGGACACGTGA
- a CDS encoding cupin domain-containing protein produces MDVTNVPSADREESDHPAQVTTALVSDGVSSEFDGNTVRSVEVTFRPGERTKFHTHAGVQVLYVTEGEGIVATRNGEREVSEGDLIVFEPDEEHWHGNTRNADSPFSHLAFMAEPDGSEVTALEEP; encoded by the coding sequence ATGGATGTGACAAACGTTCCGTCCGCTGATAGAGAAGAATCCGATCACCCGGCCCAAGTGACGACGGCGCTCGTTTCGGATGGTGTTTCGAGCGAGTTCGACGGGAATACCGTCCGCTCGGTGGAAGTTACGTTCCGACCGGGAGAACGAACCAAATTCCACACGCATGCTGGCGTACAGGTGTTGTACGTCACTGAAGGCGAAGGAATCGTCGCGACCCGCAACGGAGAACGTGAGGTCTCGGAGGGCGACCTGATCGTCTTCGAGCCTGATGAAGAGCACTGGCACGGGAACACACGGAATGCCGATTCGCCGTTCAGCCACCTCGCCTTCATGGCTGAACCGGACGGATCTGAAGTAACTGCCCTCGAAGAACCATAA
- a CDS encoding aldo/keto reductase, producing the protein MEYTTLGSTGMEVSRICLGGMSFGVSDLHDWTLDEEGSREIIERAIDLGINFFDTANAYSNGESEEIIGDVLGEYDRDEHVVATKCYFSTNLFSDADEPHPNASGLSRKTVEQELENSLDRLGMDTVDLYQIHRWDYETPIEQTLRALDDAVRRGKVRYIGASSMWTHQFAEALYTSELLDLEQFVTMQDHYNLAYREGEREMFPFCEKEDIGVIPWSPLAQGYLTRPHEEMTATTRGEELTETHEEYRMGGGPAVNERVEELAAEKGVTMAQLSLAWLLHQDVVDAPIIGTTSVEHLEQAVEALDIDLTDSEIEYLEEPYEPLPIAGAPVPGSEAN; encoded by the coding sequence ATGGAATACACTACTCTCGGTTCGACCGGAATGGAGGTCAGCCGCATCTGTCTCGGCGGGATGAGTTTCGGCGTGAGCGACTTGCACGACTGGACGCTCGACGAGGAGGGCTCGCGCGAGATCATCGAACGCGCGATTGACCTCGGTATCAACTTCTTCGACACGGCCAACGCGTACTCGAACGGGGAGTCCGAGGAGATCATCGGGGACGTTCTCGGAGAGTACGACCGCGACGAACACGTCGTCGCCACGAAATGCTACTTCTCCACGAACCTCTTCTCCGATGCAGACGAACCACACCCGAACGCGTCGGGACTCTCCCGGAAGACTGTCGAACAGGAACTGGAGAATTCGTTAGACCGACTGGGGATGGATACCGTTGACCTCTACCAGATCCACCGGTGGGACTACGAGACACCCATCGAGCAAACGCTGCGTGCCCTTGATGACGCAGTACGACGCGGGAAGGTTCGATACATCGGCGCGTCGTCGATGTGGACTCACCAGTTCGCCGAGGCACTGTACACCAGCGAGCTCCTGGATCTCGAACAGTTCGTGACGATGCAGGACCACTACAACCTCGCCTACCGCGAAGGCGAGCGGGAGATGTTCCCCTTCTGCGAGAAAGAAGACATCGGCGTCATCCCATGGAGTCCGCTCGCACAAGGATACCTCACCCGTCCCCACGAAGAGATGACGGCAACGACCCGCGGCGAAGAGCTCACCGAGACGCACGAGGAGTACCGGATGGGCGGCGGACCGGCCGTCAACGAGCGCGTCGAGGAACTCGCTGCGGAGAAGGGGGTGACGATGGCACAGCTCTCGCTGGCGTGGTTACTCCACCAGGACGTCGTTGATGCGCCGATCATCGGCACCACGAGCGTCGAACATCTCGAACAAGCCGTCGAAGCACTCGATATCGACCTGACGGATTCAGAGATAGAGTACTTGGAAGAACCGTACGAGCCCCTGCCGATTGCTGGCGCTCCTGTCCCTGGGTCGGAAGCCAACTAG
- a CDS encoding flavodoxin, protein MRENTLSTSNDSEIDRTSRRKLLGAAAVAGGGFLAGCIHQSGSETEEQNTPSQTADENSVLIVFFSRTENTQAVAEIIQQEVGGEMFEVLPAEPYPVDYDTLVSQVDEENEAGYTPPLQCNMENIEAYDTVFFGAPTWDMQLPPPMKTFLSEHDLGGKTVVPFNTNGGYGVGSSFQTIEDRCPDADVREGFSTRGGLERDGVYLAIRDDRREEVRAEVTDWFQRIQM, encoded by the coding sequence ATGAGAGAGAATACCCTAAGCACTTCGAACGATTCAGAGATCGATAGAACGAGTCGTCGAAAACTGCTAGGGGCAGCTGCAGTGGCAGGAGGGGGCTTCCTTGCGGGATGCATACACCAGAGCGGGTCCGAGACGGAAGAGCAGAATACCCCCTCCCAGACTGCGGATGAGAACAGCGTGCTGATCGTGTTTTTCTCTCGTACGGAAAACACCCAGGCTGTCGCTGAAATCATTCAGCAAGAAGTGGGTGGAGAGATGTTCGAAGTGTTGCCGGCAGAACCGTACCCCGTAGATTACGACACGCTCGTATCCCAGGTAGACGAAGAGAACGAAGCCGGCTATACACCGCCTCTCCAATGTAACATGGAGAATATCGAGGCGTATGACACCGTGTTCTTCGGTGCCCCGACGTGGGATATGCAATTGCCACCGCCAATGAAGACCTTTCTGAGTGAACACGATTTAGGCGGGAAAACTGTGGTCCCGTTCAATACGAATGGTGGGTATGGCGTCGGGAGTAGTTTTCAAACGATCGAAGATCGCTGTCCCGATGCCGACGTACGGGAGGGATTCTCTACTCGGGGTGGGTTGGAGAGAGATGGTGTGTACCTGGCAATCCGAGACGATCGGAGAGAGGAAGTCAGGGCGGAAGTGACTGACTGGTTCCAGAGGATTCAGATGTAA
- a CDS encoding restriction endonuclease, with the protein MAVLDDLSGFEFEDVMEDVFRNLGYENVRQADRTADEGRDVIMEEVVDGTRRAIIVECKHTGTVGRPVVQKLHSAIATFDFDGPKRGMVVTTGRFTNPAQEYADRLQQNDDPHPIELLDGEDLREIADEIGLDLYNGRIEILCDETLRPYDPAADVDAAVTEAFRDIENIEVADLPEPHSSVTFRPVVAVTADTNAVFETSVGVIHRINDRTRFVAHAERGQPQVVDEDVATLVTENLHATVDLDAEQFGEVFDDVEERRFGQTQTEYKEWAVERLQQHHTTTVTYTGDNNVTYNKTCEPNRSDISVQSIESVYLPEVRQTTDIQEYTYPYEYYAAGPSRVTAEGGVHRCVHCDTSGVDETYTYCPNCGAIACTSHIKTERLEGEPICTGCAVTERFALKTKYFYNEENLEAFREEYAEMPLHEKAMENKWLAGGSVVATLLVVVGLLVIGGII; encoded by the coding sequence ATGGCTGTACTGGACGATCTCTCGGGGTTCGAGTTCGAGGACGTGATGGAGGACGTGTTCCGCAACCTCGGCTACGAGAACGTCCGCCAGGCCGACCGCACGGCTGACGAGGGTCGCGACGTCATCATGGAGGAGGTCGTCGACGGCACGCGGCGTGCGATCATCGTCGAGTGCAAGCACACGGGGACGGTCGGACGGCCGGTCGTCCAGAAGCTTCACTCGGCGATCGCGACGTTCGACTTCGACGGCCCGAAACGCGGAATGGTCGTCACGACCGGCCGGTTTACGAACCCTGCTCAGGAGTACGCCGACCGCCTCCAGCAGAACGACGACCCTCATCCAATCGAGCTGCTCGACGGCGAGGACCTCCGGGAGATCGCCGACGAGATCGGCCTCGACCTCTACAACGGGCGCATCGAGATACTCTGCGACGAGACGCTCCGTCCGTACGACCCGGCCGCCGACGTCGACGCGGCCGTCACGGAGGCGTTCCGCGACATCGAGAACATTGAAGTCGCCGACCTTCCAGAACCGCATTCGTCGGTGACGTTCCGCCCGGTGGTCGCGGTCACCGCGGACACGAACGCTGTCTTCGAGACGTCGGTGGGCGTCATTCACCGGATCAACGATCGGACCCGATTCGTTGCCCACGCCGAACGCGGGCAGCCACAGGTCGTCGACGAAGACGTCGCGACGCTGGTCACCGAGAATCTCCACGCGACGGTCGATCTCGACGCCGAGCAGTTCGGAGAGGTGTTCGACGACGTCGAGGAGCGCCGGTTCGGCCAGACGCAAACGGAGTACAAGGAGTGGGCCGTCGAGCGACTCCAGCAGCACCACACGACGACGGTGACCTACACCGGCGACAACAACGTCACGTACAACAAAACCTGTGAGCCGAACCGCTCGGATATCTCCGTCCAATCAATTGAATCAGTGTACCTCCCCGAGGTTCGACAGACGACCGACATCCAGGAGTACACATATCCCTACGAGTACTACGCGGCAGGCCCGTCACGAGTAACCGCCGAGGGCGGCGTCCATCGGTGCGTCCACTGTGACACGAGCGGCGTCGACGAGACGTACACCTACTGTCCGAACTGCGGGGCCATCGCCTGCACCAGCCACATCAAAACGGAGCGGCTGGAAGGCGAGCCGATCTGTACCGGCTGTGCGGTGACGGAACGGTTTGCGCTGAAGACGAAGTACTTCTACAACGAGGAAAATCTCGAGGCGTTCCGCGAGGAGTACGCCGAGATGCCGCTTCACGAGAAGGCGATGGAGAACAAGTGGCTGGCCGGGGGAAGCGTTGTCGCGACGCTGCTGGTCGTCGTCGGACTACTCGTCATCGGCGGCATCATCTGA
- a CDS encoding response regulator → MIRKQIEGSPSEAVVTAVAEALDVDECSLSPLYDTVDPDALNALLRPQRPDDGCVTFSWVGCTVSVDTDEVIVRRDQTAEMEEEINPPSDLTSQRELQERPAEDADSIDVLHIDDDPQFTDLVNDILEQIDPDIEVVTRNSVKEGLLHLESEDIDCVLSDYDMPDMDGLKFLEQMRARGLERPFVLLTGKGSEEIASEAISVGASDYFQKSGSIDQFEILANRIRNLVQKSRSEQRVQDVYEAIDVVDEGIGLIDADGRFVYVNQRYAEILGYDREEMTGRRWTILYEDEEERTVLEQEVFPNVPNMCSDGVWTGQTVKWRKDGSRVRTDHRLAYTRDGMMVCLLSNPTDVSHDYDGPVAEQV, encoded by the coding sequence ATGATACGGAAACAGATAGAAGGCTCACCAAGTGAAGCCGTCGTCACGGCGGTTGCCGAAGCCTTGGATGTGGACGAGTGTTCGTTATCACCACTCTACGACACCGTCGATCCCGACGCGCTGAATGCCCTGCTCCGACCGCAGCGCCCCGACGACGGTTGTGTGACGTTCAGTTGGGTAGGGTGTACTGTGAGTGTGGACACAGACGAAGTCATCGTCCGCCGAGATCAGACGGCGGAGATGGAGGAGGAGATCAACCCTCCGAGTGACCTCACGTCGCAACGGGAACTCCAAGAGAGACCTGCCGAGGACGCTGATTCGATCGACGTCCTGCACATCGATGACGACCCGCAGTTCACCGACCTGGTGAATGATATCTTGGAACAGATCGATCCTGACATCGAAGTCGTAACACGTAATTCGGTAAAAGAGGGATTGCTTCACCTAGAGTCGGAGGACATCGACTGCGTCCTGAGCGACTACGACATGCCAGATATGGACGGCCTGAAGTTCCTAGAGCAAATGCGAGCCCGCGGGCTCGAACGTCCATTCGTCCTCCTGACCGGGAAGGGCTCAGAGGAGATCGCCAGCGAGGCCATCAGCGTCGGAGCGTCTGACTACTTCCAGAAATCGGGCTCCATCGACCAGTTCGAGATCTTGGCCAACCGAATCCGGAACCTTGTCCAGAAGTCTCGATCGGAACAACGTGTGCAAGACGTGTACGAGGCGATCGACGTCGTCGACGAGGGAATCGGCCTCATCGACGCTGACGGCCGATTCGTCTACGTGAATCAGCGGTATGCCGAGATCCTGGGCTACGATCGGGAGGAGATGACGGGGAGACGCTGGACGATCCTGTACGAGGACGAAGAGGAAAGGACGGTCCTCGAACAAGAGGTGTTCCCCAACGTCCCAAACATGTGTTCAGACGGGGTCTGGACCGGCCAAACGGTGAAATGGCGGAAGGATGGCTCACGCGTCCGGACGGACCATCGATTGGCGTACACCCGGGACGGGATGATGGTCTGCCTGCTATCCAATCCGACCGACGTCAGTCACGATTACGACGGCCCAGTCGCAGAACAAGTGTAA
- a CDS encoding helix-turn-helix domain-containing protein: MITEVDVSVPAESFALGQLLREHPDATVELERRVPLGEGTVIPQFWVTGVEETAIEASFEESPLVGGFERLSGSTESTLYEVQWASDVNGLVQSLVDVGADLLQAEGADEDWDFRIQFKDHADLAAFRRVLRAEGIPLTLHKISNPTVVDEEQLLTAEQSDALVTAYKEGYFEVPRGIDQAELAALLGISDSSLSQRLRRGTARIVQDLYEGGRLRT, encoded by the coding sequence ATGATAACAGAGGTTGACGTTTCCGTACCCGCAGAATCATTCGCACTCGGGCAACTCCTCCGCGAGCACCCAGACGCGACTGTCGAACTCGAACGGCGGGTGCCGCTCGGGGAGGGGACCGTCATCCCGCAGTTCTGGGTCACTGGTGTCGAGGAAACCGCGATCGAGGCTTCGTTTGAGGAGAGCCCACTGGTTGGGGGGTTCGAGCGGCTTTCCGGGTCTACGGAATCGACCTTGTACGAGGTGCAATGGGCCTCTGACGTGAACGGTCTCGTCCAGTCCCTCGTTGATGTCGGCGCGGATCTCCTGCAGGCTGAGGGGGCCGACGAGGACTGGGACTTCCGAATCCAGTTCAAGGACCATGCAGATCTGGCCGCATTTCGGCGGGTCCTCCGGGCCGAAGGCATTCCCCTCACACTCCACAAAATCTCTAATCCGACCGTGGTCGATGAAGAGCAGTTGCTCACCGCCGAGCAGTCAGATGCGCTCGTAACGGCGTACAAGGAGGGATACTTCGAGGTCCCACGAGGAATCGACCAAGCCGAACTAGCGGCCCTCCTCGGGATCAGCGACAGCTCACTCTCTCAACGCCTCCGCCGAGGGACCGCCCGCATCGTCCAAGATCTCTACGAAGGAGGGCGACTCCGTACCTGA
- a CDS encoding DUF2391 family protein produces MPRSHPFRISDFVQQIVGGLFVASPLVLTEETWRLADGMQIQHIMLTTAIVFVVGYALLYETDSQHNIGSDSDAGIGGVIPRRFVSLMLVAYLSVGLLAFAFAAPSTFEETPLETLRAVSICAIFSMIGAATADTILGQG; encoded by the coding sequence ATGCCGAGATCACACCCGTTCAGAATCAGCGACTTCGTTCAGCAGATCGTCGGCGGTCTCTTCGTCGCTAGCCCACTCGTGCTAACCGAAGAGACGTGGCGCCTCGCGGATGGGATGCAAATTCAGCATATTATGCTGACGACCGCCATCGTGTTCGTGGTCGGCTACGCGCTCCTCTACGAGACTGATAGCCAGCACAACATCGGGTCGGATAGTGACGCTGGCATCGGCGGAGTGATCCCTCGCCGATTCGTCTCGCTCATGCTTGTGGCGTACCTGTCGGTCGGACTCCTCGCATTCGCCTTCGCCGCTCCCTCGACGTTCGAGGAAACGCCTCTTGAGACGCTCAGGGCCGTCAGCATATGTGCGATCTTTAGTATGATCGGTGCCGCGACCGCCGACACGATTCTCGGACAGGGCTGA
- a CDS encoding TrkA C-terminal domain-containing protein has protein sequence MVATESVVSLLVIFALSLLIVRIGSIALRMTGLSPDIASFQSTSAFSGAGYTTEEAEQTVATPERRKIIKALIRLGSVGLVSVIASLVLSFTDAQGGNAFNLVYILTGVILLVLAARSEWLNRLLTPFIEWSLERTTDLELRDYTEMLGFQQEYRVAEIDVEEDDWLAYETPDSCDLNDEGVLLLGILREGAYIGAPGPDTEIEPGDTVILYGKEDRLMELSERVAGDEAAHQEAIEDHEEELEEQERRTNG, from the coding sequence ATGGTCGCCACGGAATCGGTTGTCTCGTTGCTGGTCATCTTTGCCCTGTCACTGCTGATCGTCCGGATCGGGTCGATCGCACTTCGGATGACGGGGCTGTCTCCGGATATCGCCTCGTTTCAATCGACGTCGGCGTTCTCCGGTGCGGGATATACGACAGAAGAGGCGGAACAGACAGTGGCGACACCGGAACGGCGGAAAATCATCAAGGCGCTCATCCGGCTCGGGAGCGTGGGGTTAGTAAGCGTCATCGCGTCACTTGTCCTCTCGTTCACCGATGCTCAGGGGGGAAATGCTTTCAACCTCGTCTACATCCTTACCGGGGTCATTCTACTCGTCCTCGCCGCGCGTAGCGAGTGGTTGAATCGATTGCTGACTCCGTTCATCGAATGGTCACTCGAACGGACGACGGACCTTGAACTTCGAGATTATACAGAAATGCTCGGTTTCCAGCAAGAGTACCGGGTTGCGGAAATCGACGTAGAGGAGGACGACTGGCTCGCCTACGAAACACCTGATTCGTGTGACCTCAACGATGAAGGTGTCCTCCTGCTCGGCATCTTACGGGAGGGGGCGTACATTGGAGCACCCGGTCCAGACACCGAGATCGAGCCCGGGGACACGGTCATTCTCTACGGAAAGGAAGATCGATTGATGGAGCTCTCAGAGCGCGTCGCGGGTGACGAGGCAGCCCACCAAGAGGCCATCGAAGACCACGAAGAAGAGTTGGAAGAGCAGGAGCGACGGACGAACGGCTGA
- a CDS encoding HdeD family acid-resistance protein has translation MSHATESHTPESILTVTGENWWLVALRGALAIVFGILAFIWPGLTLFVLVVLFGAYAIVDGVFAFVSAYRASKNRDTAWPFLLEGILGVIAGIVAFLWPNITAVALLYVIAAWALISGALELYAAVKLRRELESEWWLALSGVASVIFGLLLVFFPVPGALAVVWLIAAYAIIFGVLLLALAIRLRRWQSSDRTPSESTTPT, from the coding sequence ATGAGCCACGCTACAGAGAGCCACACTCCAGAAAGTATACTCACTGTCACGGGAGAGAACTGGTGGCTGGTTGCGCTCCGAGGAGCCCTGGCGATTGTATTTGGTATACTGGCGTTCATCTGGCCGGGTCTCACACTATTCGTACTAGTGGTCCTGTTCGGGGCGTACGCCATCGTGGATGGTGTGTTCGCCTTTGTAAGTGCGTACCGGGCCTCCAAAAATCGCGATACTGCGTGGCCGTTTCTGCTTGAAGGAATTCTCGGCGTCATCGCGGGGATCGTTGCCTTTCTGTGGCCAAATATTACGGCAGTGGCACTATTGTACGTTATCGCTGCGTGGGCCCTGATAAGTGGAGCCCTTGAGCTGTACGCGGCGGTTAAACTCCGCCGGGAACTCGAAAGCGAGTGGTGGCTTGCACTGAGCGGCGTCGCGTCCGTGATCTTCGGGCTTCTCCTCGTCTTCTTTCCTGTCCCCGGGGCCCTCGCGGTAGTCTGGCTGATTGCCGCCTACGCGATCATCTTTGGCGTGTTATTGCTCGCGCTCGCAATCCGACTGCGTCGCTGGCAGAGTAGTGATCGAACACCCAGCGAATCTACGACACCCACCTAG
- a CDS encoding helix-turn-helix domain-containing protein: protein MSVLAEFTLSSEEFHFGEVLSRNSPRHVELKQVVPIQKGAAPYFWAEDDDAVRFEETLRGYQCIKSLKRIDQIGDHVLYRIQSSEETNIFSGILESDGVLLQASGDTTWKLQTLFSDRKELGKFFDFCVDNEINIQVRHVYHLSSTNEDGGDFGLTSKQRTALAVAADHGYFKSPSDVTLDEIGDELGISSQACSKRIRSGVEKLVTNALETTR, encoded by the coding sequence ATGAGCGTCTTGGCCGAGTTCACACTTTCGTCGGAGGAGTTTCACTTCGGGGAAGTTCTCTCTCGAAACTCCCCAAGGCACGTCGAACTCAAACAGGTAGTCCCGATACAGAAGGGTGCCGCTCCATATTTTTGGGCTGAAGACGACGATGCAGTCCGATTCGAGGAGACACTCCGAGGGTACCAGTGTATCAAGAGTCTCAAACGGATCGATCAGATCGGGGACCACGTTCTCTATCGAATTCAGTCGAGCGAAGAGACAAACATATTCTCCGGTATTCTCGAATCAGATGGGGTTTTGCTCCAAGCGAGTGGGGATACTACGTGGAAGCTTCAAACGCTCTTCAGCGACAGAAAGGAGTTGGGAAAATTCTTTGACTTCTGTGTAGACAACGAAATTAACATTCAAGTCAGACATGTTTATCATCTTTCTAGTACGAACGAGGATGGCGGGGATTTTGGATTAACTTCGAAACAGCGTACGGCTCTCGCAGTAGCTGCCGACCACGGGTACTTCAAGTCACCGAGCGATGTCACGCTTGATGAGATCGGGGACGAACTCGGAATCAGCTCGCAGGCGTGCTCGAAACGCATTCGGAGCGGCGTCGAAAAACTCGTCACAAACGCCTTGGAGACCACGAGGTGA
- a CDS encoding Hsp20/alpha crystallin family protein: protein MLDRLTRQLREADIDLVDKGDEYEVSADVPGFDKEEITLRVRDNVLFITARHEEYEGEGEGSYLRSEREQRALVESVRFPEEIDADRVTANYRNGVLTVTLPKSETPEMESREIEIE from the coding sequence ATGCTTGACCGACTGACTCGCCAGTTACGGGAGGCGGATATCGATCTCGTTGACAAGGGGGATGAGTACGAAGTATCTGCAGATGTTCCCGGGTTCGACAAGGAGGAGATTACCCTTCGCGTCCGGGATAACGTTCTCTTCATTACGGCCCGGCATGAGGAGTACGAGGGTGAAGGGGAGGGGAGTTACCTTCGGAGTGAACGCGAGCAACGAGCGTTAGTCGAATCCGTCCGATTTCCGGAAGAGATCGATGCCGATCGGGTTACTGCGAACTATCGAAACGGGGTACTCACAGTCACCCTGCCAAAATCTGAGACGCCAGAGATGGAAAGCAGGGAAATAGAAATCGAGTAA